In the genome of Coraliomargarita algicola, one region contains:
- a CDS encoding acyl-[ACP]--phospholipid O-acyltransferase — MKTNSSTALPKTFWWHNLTQFGGAMNDNIFKLLMVYALIAWKGEASSAGILASVGLVFALPFLLIVPIAGNFADKFSKRKLIVILKLVELVVMGFGIGALSLQSPAMLYVTMFLMSAQSAFFGPCKYGILPEQVDSEQLSKANGSLQLFTFLAIICGTVLAPELSLLSKGNFSLAACVCLVIAGLGLLASWQIARTPAHPIRRLSLNGFGSVFRTSLEIRKDGFLTLAVLALAVFSLAAAFIQLNVLDYGEQHLGLTPEAATRLFLLTAIGIGVGSTTAGWLSGRGIEFGIVPVGALLMSLSLGTLGLMAEGNVWLSAISMAVLGFAAGLFIVPLQAFIQYRSPEDRVGAIQATNSFMSWLGILLASGLIYLNGAVLGGSAQNGFLLLACLILGLAIFSLWVLPDFFIKFIVMLITHACYRFQVRGLHNLPANGPGLLVCNHVSLMDAVLVMSSQQRRIRMLMSREQYEGYGRLTRKVIDLAQVILIHSQDNPKKLLQSLKTARQALDDGYLVCIFAEGSLTRTGMMRPFKQGFERIVKGTDYPIIPVYIGGAWGSVSSFYQGMPKIRLSEDFRYPVSVHYGEPLPTRSSAFEVQQAVSELSVESFELVKERRKSLGHELVASVRRNWNKLASADTTGREMKFGELLIASLLLRDRLRAQTDPSERSLGILLPTGTAATLANLATTLDRRISVNLNYTAPAASVASAQAQCEIRTVLTSRKFLERLPELPLGDNVLYLEDLLADLSGPAKLLAFVKARLWPARMLIAGISPVQPDEVATILFSSGSTAEPKGVMLSHHNLLSNIESFRSVVTPKREDVMLATLPFFHSFGYTVTLWFPLLSGITTACHSNPLEGETIGQLAEKYRASILLTTPSFLLAYVRKIKPEQLQHLRYTFTGAEKLQPRVAQMFEKRFGVQPLEGYGATELSPVCALSLPNVTVDNLEETGNREGRLGRVLPGMAMKIVHPESKATLGPGEEGLIYVKGPNVMLGYLNKEALTASVLQDGWYDTGDIGLMDVDGFFAITGRLSRFSKLGGEMISHGAVEEALQGAFGLGADALVVVAIEDARKGEKLCVFHTEAALSEDSIREQLKALDIPNLWKPNPKDWQYLEALPLLGTGKLDYRELKALAAR; from the coding sequence ATGAAAACTAACTCTTCTACCGCGCTCCCCAAGACCTTTTGGTGGCATAACCTCACGCAGTTTGGTGGGGCGATGAATGATAATATTTTCAAGCTGCTGATGGTCTATGCCCTGATTGCTTGGAAGGGGGAGGCTTCCTCGGCGGGTATCCTGGCCTCGGTGGGACTGGTGTTTGCCCTGCCCTTTTTGCTGATCGTGCCGATTGCGGGCAACTTTGCGGATAAATTTAGTAAGCGTAAGCTGATCGTGATCCTGAAGCTGGTGGAACTGGTGGTGATGGGCTTTGGGATTGGTGCGCTTTCGCTTCAAAGTCCCGCGATGTTGTATGTCACGATGTTCTTGATGTCGGCGCAGAGTGCTTTCTTCGGGCCTTGTAAATATGGCATCTTGCCGGAGCAGGTGGATTCCGAGCAGCTCTCGAAGGCGAATGGCTCGCTGCAGTTGTTTACCTTTCTCGCGATTATTTGCGGCACCGTGCTGGCGCCGGAGTTGAGCTTGCTCAGCAAGGGCAATTTCAGTTTGGCGGCATGTGTGTGTCTCGTGATTGCCGGGCTGGGCTTGTTGGCGTCTTGGCAGATTGCGCGCACGCCGGCGCATCCGATTCGTCGGTTGAGCCTAAATGGCTTTGGCTCGGTCTTTCGCACAAGTTTGGAAATTCGTAAGGACGGCTTTCTGACACTGGCGGTCTTGGCCTTGGCGGTCTTCTCTTTGGCGGCCGCATTTATTCAGCTGAATGTGCTGGATTACGGGGAGCAGCACTTGGGGCTGACGCCTGAGGCGGCGACGCGCTTGTTTCTGCTGACCGCGATCGGGATCGGTGTGGGCTCGACCACGGCGGGCTGGTTGAGTGGGCGCGGGATCGAGTTTGGCATCGTGCCGGTGGGCGCGCTGCTGATGAGTTTAAGTCTCGGCACCTTGGGTTTGATGGCAGAGGGTAATGTTTGGCTCTCGGCCATCAGTATGGCAGTGCTCGGCTTTGCGGCTGGGCTGTTCATCGTGCCGCTGCAGGCCTTCATTCAATACCGCAGCCCCGAGGATCGTGTCGGGGCGATTCAAGCGACGAATTCCTTTATGAGCTGGTTGGGCATCCTGTTGGCGAGTGGCTTGATCTATTTGAACGGGGCCGTGTTGGGCGGCAGCGCGCAGAATGGCTTTTTGTTGTTGGCTTGTTTGATTCTCGGCTTGGCGATTTTCAGTTTATGGGTGCTGCCGGACTTTTTTATTAAGTTCATTGTGATGCTGATTACGCATGCCTGTTACCGCTTTCAGGTGCGTGGGCTGCATAATTTGCCAGCAAATGGCCCAGGATTGTTGGTCTGTAATCATGTCAGTTTGATGGATGCAGTGCTGGTGATGAGCAGTCAACAGCGACGCATTCGCATGCTGATGTCGCGTGAGCAATACGAGGGCTACGGGCGATTGACGCGCAAAGTGATCGATCTGGCGCAGGTGATTCTAATACATAGCCAGGACAATCCCAAGAAACTGCTGCAATCGCTCAAGACCGCCCGGCAGGCACTCGATGATGGTTATCTCGTTTGTATCTTTGCCGAAGGTTCGCTGACCCGCACCGGCATGATGCGTCCCTTTAAGCAGGGCTTCGAACGTATCGTCAAAGGAACGGACTACCCCATCATCCCCGTCTATATCGGTGGCGCCTGGGGCAGTGTGTCCAGTTTCTATCAAGGCATGCCCAAAATCCGCCTGAGTGAGGATTTTCGCTATCCCGTCAGTGTGCATTATGGGGAGCCCCTGCCGACCCGCTCCAGCGCTTTCGAGGTGCAGCAGGCCGTGAGTGAGCTCTCGGTGGAGTCCTTCGAACTGGTCAAAGAGCGCCGCAAGAGTCTCGGGCATGAGTTGGTGGCCTCCGTGCGTCGCAACTGGAACAAGCTCGCCAGTGCCGATACCACGGGGCGCGAGATGAAATTTGGCGAACTACTGATTGCCAGTTTACTACTGCGAGATCGCTTGCGGGCCCAGACCGATCCCTCCGAGCGCAGTCTTGGCATTTTACTGCCGACCGGCACCGCTGCCACATTGGCCAATCTCGCTACAACCCTTGATCGACGCATTAGCGTGAATCTCAATTACACCGCGCCGGCCGCCAGTGTCGCTTCCGCGCAAGCCCAATGCGAGATCCGTACTGTGCTGACCTCTCGTAAATTTCTGGAACGCCTACCAGAGTTACCATTAGGTGACAATGTGCTCTATTTGGAAGACCTACTCGCCGACCTGAGTGGTCCAGCCAAATTACTCGCCTTCGTAAAGGCCCGATTGTGGCCCGCCCGTATGTTGATCGCCGGTATCTCGCCGGTGCAGCCCGACGAGGTGGCGACGATACTCTTTTCCAGTGGCTCCACCGCCGAGCCCAAGGGCGTGATGCTCAGCCATCATAATTTACTGTCCAACATCGAGTCCTTTCGCTCCGTCGTGACGCCCAAGCGAGAAGACGTCATGCTGGCCACCCTGCCCTTCTTCCATTCTTTCGGCTATACCGTGACGCTTTGGTTTCCTTTACTTTCCGGTATCACCACCGCCTGCCACAGCAATCCACTCGAAGGCGAAACGATCGGCCAGCTCGCCGAGAAATACCGAGCCTCGATTCTGTTGACCACCCCTAGCTTCTTGCTGGCCTACGTGCGCAAGATCAAGCCCGAGCAGTTGCAGCATTTGCGTTACACCTTCACCGGAGCCGAAAAATTACAGCCACGAGTGGCACAGATGTTTGAAAAGCGCTTCGGCGTGCAACCGCTCGAAGGCTATGGGGCGACCGAGCTCTCGCCCGTGTGTGCGCTCAGCCTGCCCAATGTGACTGTCGATAATCTCGAAGAGACTGGCAATCGCGAGGGACGCCTCGGCCGAGTATTGCCCGGCATGGCGATGAAGATCGTGCATCCCGAGAGCAAGGCCACACTCGGGCCCGGCGAAGAAGGCCTGATTTATGTCAAAGGGCCCAACGTCATGTTAGGCTATTTGAACAAGGAAGCGCTGACCGCATCGGTGCTGCAGGACGGCTGGTACGACACCGGCGACATCGGCCTGATGGATGTGGACGGCTTTTTTGCCATCACCGGGCGACTCTCACGCTTCAGCAAGCTCGGGGGCGAGATGATCTCGCACGGCGCAGTGGAAGAGGCCCTGCAAGGTGCCTTCGGGCTCGGGGCGGATGCACTGGTGGTCGTCGCGATCGAGGATGCCCGCAAGGGAGAGAAGCTCTGTGTCTTCCACACCGAGGCAGCCTTGAGCGAGGACAGCATTCGCGAGCAGCTCAAAGCACTCGACATTCCCAATTTATGGAAGCCCAATCCGAAGGACTGGCAGTATTTGGAGGCCTTACCCTTGCTCGGCACCGGTAAGCTGGATTATCGTGAGTTGAAGGCACTGGCGGCAAGGTAG
- a CDS encoding biotin--[acetyl-CoA-carboxylase] ligase: protein MLDTEYRQIESNKDAQTILKALLDTPDAFISGSLLAEQLGMSRPAIHGKLDKLREQGFEFEAIRNKGYRLVKEPEVLHPDLLRYYTQLNGSKLEVLYFPVIDSTNSEAERQLSHRRKSPFAIASSCQTKGRGRLGREWHSATADNLYLSVGFEPNIPPQALQHFTLWAGIHICRALQSLTPNAALKIKWPNDLHCDGRKFAGMLTEAKMDADSLRSIIFGIGLNVNSNPTKYPSELRKSATSLYAVGGKELSMNQVAAKVITAIQTAYDTCILDNGSESLVEAWAPLSSLSGKTVTAIMNNQEITGTASGIDETGALLLIAADGSVQKVRAGDVTLKK from the coding sequence ATGCTCGACACCGAATATCGCCAAATCGAATCCAATAAAGATGCCCAGACTATCCTGAAGGCCCTGCTTGATACACCGGACGCCTTTATTTCGGGTAGCTTATTGGCAGAGCAACTCGGCATGTCACGCCCCGCCATTCATGGTAAATTAGATAAACTGCGCGAGCAGGGCTTCGAGTTTGAAGCCATCCGCAACAAGGGCTACCGCCTGGTCAAAGAGCCCGAAGTCCTGCACCCGGATCTGCTGCGCTACTACACCCAACTAAACGGGTCTAAGCTCGAAGTGCTCTATTTCCCCGTCATCGACAGCACCAACAGCGAAGCGGAACGCCAACTCTCACATCGTCGCAAAAGCCCCTTCGCCATCGCTTCCAGTTGCCAAACCAAAGGCCGTGGACGCCTCGGGCGCGAGTGGCACAGCGCCACCGCCGACAACCTCTACCTCTCGGTCGGGTTTGAACCCAACATTCCACCACAGGCACTACAACACTTCACCCTCTGGGCCGGCATCCACATCTGCCGCGCCCTGCAAAGCCTAACACCAAATGCGGCCCTAAAAATCAAATGGCCCAACGATCTGCACTGCGATGGTCGCAAGTTCGCGGGCATGCTCACCGAAGCTAAAATGGACGCCGACAGCCTGCGTAGCATTATCTTCGGCATCGGCCTCAACGTGAATAGTAATCCGACAAAATACCCCAGCGAACTGCGTAAATCGGCCACCAGTCTCTACGCCGTCGGAGGCAAAGAGCTTTCGATGAATCAAGTCGCAGCCAAGGTGATCACCGCCATACAGACAGCCTACGACACCTGCATCCTCGACAACGGCTCCGAGAGCTTAGTCGAAGCCTGGGCACCACTCAGCTCACTCTCAGGAAAAACCGTTACCGCGATCATGAATAACCAAGAGATCACCGGCACCGCCAGCGGCATCGACGAAACGGGCGCCCTCCTCCTCATCGCCGCCGACGGCAGCGTGCAAAAAGTTCGCGCCGGAGACGTCACTCTTAAAAAGTAA
- a CDS encoding cation:proton antiporter, which produces MHASELTLLLNLGFIVITAAVFAFLGKLVKMPSIVAYILAGMVLGPGLGIVQLDHSLELISELGIALLLFLVGLELSLQKIKDLGRVALILGGLQVVFTASGGFLISMLMGFELMEAVFLAATVTFSSTVVVIKLLDQKGATGRLFGRIAISLFLAQDIVVIIGLTILSGLGSGESIELLELAKGLGVAFGGMIVLLLVTLLASRYVLPKPFAWASRSPDTVFIWALCWCFLVVLLAHQFHLSVEIGAFLAGIAIAQLPIHEDLHRRLHPLMTFFVAVFLVTLGVKMDLSVLGEIWGYALGLSAFVIFAKPLIVFLILSRIRYSEYTAFQTAIASGQVSEFAFILLGLGAGAGLIEGVVVSLGGLVGILTIAISSYLIIYSEPLYLLVRRLQLLKLFKAKQTPDVEELHSHAGHLIVVGMNSLGRELVKKMLERGETVLAIDTDPRKLEGLPGAITVIGSVEYESVVEEIGLRRARLVISALQIEDANHLLAYRCRSAGVPCAIHAFDVSVIDDLLELDTNYMFMPAVDGVRAQLALFDAINTDTGKGAVDPT; this is translated from the coding sequence ATGCACGCCTCCGAACTCACACTTTTGCTCAACCTTGGCTTCATAGTCATTACGGCGGCGGTGTTTGCCTTCTTAGGCAAGCTGGTGAAGATGCCCTCGATTGTGGCCTACATTCTAGCGGGCATGGTGCTGGGGCCTGGCTTGGGGATTGTGCAGCTGGACCATTCTTTAGAACTAATTTCGGAGTTAGGCATCGCGCTATTGCTGTTTCTAGTGGGGCTGGAACTGAGCTTGCAGAAGATCAAAGACCTGGGGCGAGTGGCTCTTATTTTGGGCGGCTTACAGGTTGTATTCACTGCCTCGGGCGGATTTCTGATCTCGATGCTGATGGGCTTCGAGCTGATGGAAGCAGTCTTTTTGGCGGCGACCGTGACCTTTAGTAGCACGGTGGTGGTGATCAAACTGTTGGATCAGAAGGGGGCCACTGGTCGCCTCTTTGGGCGGATCGCGATCTCGCTGTTTTTGGCGCAGGACATCGTGGTGATCATTGGACTGACGATTTTGAGTGGTCTGGGCTCGGGCGAATCGATCGAGTTGTTAGAATTGGCCAAGGGGCTAGGCGTGGCTTTTGGAGGAATGATCGTGCTGTTGTTGGTCACGCTATTAGCTTCGCGCTATGTGTTGCCGAAGCCCTTTGCCTGGGCTTCGCGCTCGCCAGACACGGTCTTTATCTGGGCACTGTGTTGGTGCTTTTTGGTGGTGCTGCTGGCGCATCAGTTTCATTTGTCAGTGGAGATCGGTGCCTTCTTGGCGGGCATCGCGATTGCGCAGTTACCGATTCATGAGGATCTGCATCGTCGTTTGCATCCTTTGATGACTTTCTTTGTGGCGGTGTTTTTGGTGACGCTCGGGGTGAAGATGGATCTATCAGTGCTGGGGGAGATCTGGGGCTATGCTTTGGGGCTGAGTGCTTTTGTTATATTTGCCAAGCCGCTGATCGTCTTTCTGATTTTGAGCCGTATCCGCTACAGTGAATACACCGCTTTCCAGACGGCCATTGCCAGTGGGCAGGTCAGTGAATTTGCTTTTATCCTGCTCGGGCTCGGTGCAGGGGCGGGCTTGATTGAGGGCGTGGTGGTATCGCTGGGCGGTCTGGTGGGGATTCTGACTATTGCGATCTCGTCCTATCTGATCATTTATAGTGAGCCGCTGTATCTGCTGGTGCGGCGCTTGCAGCTACTGAAGCTCTTTAAAGCGAAGCAAACGCCCGACGTGGAGGAGCTGCATTCACATGCGGGGCATTTGATCGTGGTCGGTATGAATTCGTTGGGGCGTGAGCTGGTTAAAAAGATGCTGGAGCGTGGTGAGACGGTGCTGGCGATTGATACCGACCCGCGCAAACTTGAGGGCTTGCCAGGGGCGATCACCGTCATTGGTAGTGTGGAATACGAATCGGTGGTGGAAGAGATCGGGCTGCGGCGAGCACGCTTGGTGATCTCGGCGCTGCAGATCGAGGATGCCAATCATCTGCTGGCCTATCGTTGCCGCTCGGCCGGGGTGCCTTGTGCGATCCATGCCTTCGATGTTTCGGTGATCGATGATCTGCTGGAGTTGGATACCAATTATATGTTCATGCCCGCCGTGGATGGTGTGCGGGCACAGTTGGCTTTATTTGATGCGATAAATACAGATACCGGCAAGGGGGCGGTTGATCCGACATGA
- a CDS encoding cation:proton antiporter codes for MTALAILLLAAAIAFGLSKFLRLPAIPLLMLSGAVLTALAKYQAVEVPQEIISQMIQIGLAVLVFTAGVELSPRRMRGRTRAITILAVSQFVTLGVCGVLTAIFLGYGWTTALYLGCALSASSTLVVVRHLQQRRQMFEPYGRLVLGVLLLQDIFIVLIMVALLKSPDGWLVVCNGVANAIGLGILALGFHRWVVPFVVKRLKLDDEELMLGALAVLFAFSTMAYLLHLPFLVGAFFAGFAISAFPMNGLVRGMLGSLSGFFLALFFISAGAFLTMPGLTMLGHSLIFIVVLISVTVLLVAIVAEVVGYSSRAAVETGLLLSQTSEFSLLLALTGVASGQITEELFSMIALITVSTMTLTPFLSRESVALRLVKWHPRYRSGESACEVMSGHAVLLGYGRAGPRTMHALKERGIEMVVVDEDAGVIRQLIAQGIPCVQGDGSDEQTLARAHCREAKVVFCSMRRTRDAQVALEYLRDSPVEVIVRVFETFEEDAVRVAGGHPVQTAYAAAAQFLEWTADVNLPKEEDQSA; via the coding sequence ATGACCGCACTTGCGATTCTCCTCTTGGCGGCGGCCATTGCTTTCGGACTGTCTAAGTTCTTACGCTTGCCTGCGATTCCTTTGTTAATGCTCTCTGGAGCCGTCTTGACTGCGCTGGCTAAGTATCAAGCGGTGGAAGTGCCACAGGAGATCATCAGTCAGATGATCCAGATCGGACTGGCGGTTTTGGTCTTTACCGCAGGTGTCGAGCTGAGTCCACGCCGTATGCGCGGGCGCACTCGGGCGATCACGATACTGGCGGTTTCGCAGTTTGTGACACTCGGTGTGTGCGGTGTGCTGACGGCGATCTTTCTCGGTTATGGGTGGACGACGGCCTTGTACCTTGGCTGTGCGCTTTCTGCGAGTTCCACCTTAGTGGTGGTGCGGCATTTGCAGCAACGGCGACAGATGTTTGAGCCTTATGGGCGGCTGGTGCTGGGAGTGCTTTTGTTGCAGGATATCTTTATCGTTCTGATTATGGTTGCGCTGTTAAAGTCGCCCGACGGCTGGTTGGTGGTGTGTAATGGCGTCGCGAATGCTATTGGGCTGGGCATTCTGGCGCTGGGATTTCACCGCTGGGTGGTGCCTTTTGTGGTGAAGCGCCTGAAGCTCGACGACGAGGAGTTGATGTTGGGTGCCTTGGCGGTGCTTTTTGCCTTTTCGACGATGGCTTACCTCTTGCATTTGCCGTTTTTGGTGGGAGCATTTTTCGCCGGCTTTGCGATTTCGGCCTTTCCAATGAATGGCTTGGTGCGCGGAATGTTGGGTTCGTTGTCTGGCTTTTTCTTGGCCTTGTTTTTTATCAGTGCAGGCGCGTTTTTGACGATGCCAGGTCTCACCATGCTGGGGCATAGCCTGATTTTTATCGTGGTATTGATTTCGGTCACGGTGCTGCTGGTGGCGATTGTAGCAGAGGTGGTTGGCTACTCCAGTCGCGCTGCGGTGGAGACCGGCTTGCTGCTTTCACAGACCAGTGAATTTTCGCTGTTACTGGCGCTGACCGGTGTGGCATCGGGGCAAATTACAGAAGAACTATTCTCGATGATCGCATTGATTACCGTGAGCACCATGACTTTGACACCCTTCCTCTCGCGGGAAAGCGTGGCTTTACGATTGGTGAAGTGGCATCCGCGCTATCGTAGCGGTGAGTCTGCCTGCGAAGTTATGTCGGGGCATGCCGTTTTATTGGGCTATGGACGAGCGGGGCCTCGCACGATGCACGCATTGAAAGAGCGTGGCATCGAGATGGTCGTGGTGGACGAGGATGCGGGTGTGATTCGGCAGTTGATCGCGCAAGGAATTCCCTGTGTGCAAGGCGATGGTTCCGACGAGCAGACGCTCGCGCGGGCGCATTGCCGTGAGGCCAAAGTAGTTTTTTGCTCAATGCGTCGCACGCGTGATGCTCAAGTTGCCCTTGAGTATTTGAGAGATTCGCCGGTGGAAGTCATTGTGCGTGTTTTTGAGACTTTCGAAGAAGATGCGGTGCGCGTCGCAGGTGGACATCCCGTGCAGACCGCTTATGCAGCGGCGGCGCAGTTCTTGGAATGGACGGCGGATGTGAATTTACCGAAGGAAGAAGATCAGTCGGCTTAG
- a CDS encoding type III pantothenate kinase: MKTLSIDVGNTSTHYGLVAGQSVQFTGHFPTAEFRHAPSPAFAQKLAPLLAEADSISFCSVVPDINDNLRASLAACQQPIFHLTCDSCAGLELVYPKPHEIGQDRIANAIAAQEFYGIPAIVIDMGTAVTFDIVSSQGYEGGIIAPGLAVMTRYLHEQTALLPELSAEDLLNVEGAIGKSTVHAMKLGVAVGFSGMIDALLLKVTNELQKRGEPKPVVLSTGGSIANLTKDWAHKSLFVGDLTLMGLAVAAKRQL, from the coding sequence ATGAAAACCCTCAGCATCGACGTCGGTAACACCAGCACCCACTACGGGCTGGTCGCAGGCCAATCTGTTCAATTCACCGGTCACTTTCCCACCGCAGAATTCCGCCACGCGCCCTCTCCGGCCTTCGCGCAAAAGCTTGCCCCACTGCTCGCAGAAGCAGACAGCATCTCCTTCTGCTCCGTAGTGCCCGACATCAACGATAACCTCCGCGCCAGCCTGGCCGCGTGCCAACAACCGATCTTCCACCTCACCTGTGACAGCTGCGCGGGCCTGGAACTGGTCTACCCCAAACCACACGAAATCGGTCAAGACCGCATCGCCAACGCCATCGCCGCTCAGGAATTTTACGGCATCCCCGCCATCGTCATCGATATGGGCACCGCCGTCACCTTCGACATCGTCAGCAGCCAAGGCTACGAAGGCGGCATCATCGCCCCCGGCCTCGCTGTAATGACACGCTACCTACACGAACAAACCGCACTGCTCCCCGAACTCAGTGCCGAAGACCTGCTCAACGTCGAAGGCGCCATCGGTAAGTCCACCGTCCACGCCATGAAACTCGGCGTCGCCGTCGGCTTTTCCGGCATGATCGATGCATTGCTACTTAAAGTGACCAATGAACTGCAAAAGCGCGGTGAGCCCAAACCGGTCGTCCTCTCCACAGGTGGCAGCATCGCCAACTTAACCAAAGACTGGGCCCACAAAAGCCTCTTCGTCGGCGACCTCACGCTGATGGGCCTCGCCGTCGCCGCCAAGCGCCAACTCTAA
- a CDS encoding LacI family DNA-binding transcriptional regulator, with product MASIKDVAREAGVSTATVSRMMANKGYISDKARAKVEAAVKKLGYRPNRAAQQLRDPGSRILALIVSDIQNPFFGELCRSVETFAQKRGFCVFVCNTDEDPQKEIHYLELVAQEQVAGVIISPSTQGLKPLKALQKQGIPAVLVDRQVGTDFDAVLSDNKEAAYRLTQRILQGGYRRIAGIFGANSFTAEERLAGFQSALAEAGQTAFPIRRIPAFENEGRAAMEQILQDNPAPDAVICSSALIATGAYRAIHKQKILIPNHIGFACFDDPPWATFVNPGLTVIRQPAALLGEAAAELLMKRIKDPERTPSILRLQGSLVERGSLR from the coding sequence ATGGCTAGTATTAAAGATGTCGCCCGCGAAGCAGGTGTTTCGACAGCAACCGTATCCCGCATGATGGCCAATAAGGGTTACATCAGTGACAAAGCACGAGCCAAAGTGGAGGCTGCCGTTAAAAAGCTCGGATATCGCCCCAATCGTGCGGCTCAACAATTACGGGATCCCGGGTCGCGAATTCTCGCTCTTATTGTCTCCGACATACAGAATCCGTTTTTCGGAGAGCTTTGCCGATCCGTCGAGACCTTCGCCCAGAAGCGTGGGTTTTGTGTTTTCGTCTGTAATACCGATGAAGACCCTCAAAAGGAGATTCACTATTTGGAGCTCGTCGCCCAGGAACAAGTGGCTGGAGTGATTATCTCTCCTTCAACGCAAGGCTTGAAGCCGTTGAAAGCGCTTCAAAAACAGGGAATCCCTGCTGTTTTGGTTGACCGGCAGGTGGGCACAGATTTTGACGCCGTTCTCTCTGATAATAAAGAAGCGGCCTACCGATTGACTCAGCGGATTCTACAAGGCGGCTATCGACGCATCGCCGGAATTTTCGGGGCCAACAGTTTTACCGCGGAAGAACGGCTGGCCGGTTTTCAATCCGCATTGGCTGAAGCAGGACAGACTGCCTTTCCGATCAGACGTATCCCAGCATTTGAGAATGAAGGACGTGCTGCGATGGAGCAAATTCTGCAAGACAATCCAGCGCCAGACGCCGTCATTTGTAGCAGTGCACTCATTGCCACCGGTGCGTATCGGGCAATTCACAAGCAGAAGATATTGATACCAAATCATATAGGTTTTGCCTGCTTCGACGATCCCCCTTGGGCGACCTTTGTGAATCCAGGCCTTACGGTAATTCGTCAGCCAGCTGCACTTTTGGGTGAAGCGGCTGCAGAGCTGTTGATGAAGCGCATCAAAGATCCCGAACGGACACCCAGCATTCTACGCTTACAAGGCAGCTTGGTTGAACGCGGTTCGTTACGATAA